Proteins encoded in a region of the Podarcis muralis chromosome 2, rPodMur119.hap1.1, whole genome shotgun sequence genome:
- the LOC114591299 gene encoding neuropeptide Y receptor type 6-like encodes MDPSAANSSKLQLSHFESCLPSIPAIFLLITAYAVVMLVGLLGNLCLIIIIRKQKESQNVTNILIANLSLSDIFVCVMCIPFTVAYTLMDYWVFGEAMCKISNFVQSMSVTASTFSLVLIAVERYQLIVNPRGWKPRISHAFWGIIFIWAFSIVLSTPFFLFHQVTDEPFRNLSSHSDIYMNKVVCVEVWPSLEERRSFTTTMLVFQYFLPLVFIFICYMKIFVCLQKRKGKVDKIRENEVRLNESKRINIMLISIVATFGACWLPLYIFNIVFDWNHEALINCHHNVVFTLCHLVAMISTCVNPIFYGFLNKNFQKDLASLLHNFKCYESQGLFENIALSTLNTDVSKGSFKLNNMPSNI; translated from the coding sequence ATGGATCCGTCTGCTGCAAACAGCAGTAAGTTGCAGCTTTCACactttgaatcctgcttgccgtCTATTCCTGCAATCTTCTTGCTCATCACAGCTTACGCTGTAGTCATGCTGGTGGGGCTCCTTGGCAACCTTTGCCTAATTATTATCAtcaggaaacagaaagaaagcCAGAATGTCACCAACATTTTGATCGCCAACCTCTCCCTATCTGACATCTTCGTTTGTGTCATGTGCATCCCTTTCACTGTTGCGTACACTTTGATGGATTACTGGGTGTTTGGAGAAGCCATGTGTAAAATATCTAATTTTGTACAAAGTATGTCTGTCACTGCCTCTACATTCTCACTTGTGTTAATTGCTGTCGAGAGGTATCAGTTAATAGTAAACCCGCGAGGTTGGAAGCCTAGAATTTCACATGCATTTTGGGGAATTATCTTCATTTGGGCCTTTTCTATAGTACTGTCaactcctttttttttattccacCAAGTCACCGATGAGCCCTTTAGAAACCTTTCTTCCCACAGTGATATTTATATGAACAAAGTTGTCTGTGTTGAGGTATGGCCATCCCTTGAGGAGAGGCGTAGCTTTACCACAACAATGTTAGTTTTCCAGTACTTCTTACCACTAGTTTTTATTTTCATCTGTTACATGAAGATATTTGTgtgccttcagaagaggaaagGTAAAGTGGATAAGATAAGGGAGAATGAGGTCAGACTAAATGAGAGTAAAAGGATTAATATTATGTTGATTTCAATTGTTGCAACCTTTGGGGCATGTTGGTTACCGCTGTACATATTTAACATTGTGTTTGACTGGAACCACGAGGCCCTGATCAACTGCCACCATAATGTGGTCTTTACTTTGTGTCACTTGGTAGCCATGATTTCGACGTGTGTCAATCCAATCTTCTATGGATTCCTCAACAAGAATTTTCAGAAAGATTTGGCTAGTCTGCTTCACAATTTCAAATGCTATGAATCTCAAGGGTTGTTTGAGAACATCGCCCTTTCAACTCTGAACACCGATGTGTCAAAGGGATCCTTTAAGCTGAACAACATGCCTTCGAATATCTGA